A single region of the Biomphalaria glabrata chromosome 15, xgBioGlab47.1, whole genome shotgun sequence genome encodes:
- the LOC106053166 gene encoding CAP-Gly domain-containing linker protein 2-like has protein sequence MVLFENICVGQRVEVRWNAGIYRGVVKYKGTIATKKGDWVGVALDASAGDSNGMLHGRRYFQCSQGHGIFVRSDRIRFIPSIRCLYNKYHKVANNSYIDEFLFDKPTPPVKDGPHDPIHLSVKDFQRAKTSLGDYYSSSGCIWEKPKVYSLRHSISSLIPAATMLRSGSSSSTFRYSSRPIHVDYWEDEEFERKPAIPKIHMPHTALRNQVRKGWEGAHYVREMTVPTGKDKMKYSQWNDISP, from the exons atggtattgtTCGAAAATATTTGTGTAGGTCAGAGAGTTGAAGTTAGGTGGAATGCAGGAATATACAGAGGAGTAGTCAAGTATAAAGGCACGATAGCTACGAAAAAAGGGGATTGGGTTGGAGTTGCGTTGGATGCTTCAG CTGGAGATTCCAATGGAATGTTACATGGTCGTAGGTATTTTCAGTGTTCACAAGGTCACGGAATATTTGTCAGATCTGACAGAATAAGATTTATTCCGAGTATACGTTG TTTATATAACAAGTATCATAAAGTGGCAAACAATTCGTACATTGATGAATTCCTATTTGATAAACCAA CTCCACCTGTAAAAGATGGTCCCCATGATCCCATTCACttgtctgtaaaagattttcaAAGAGCAAAGACTTCATTGGGAG ACTACTATTCTTCTTCTGGCTGTATATGGGAAAAGCCAAAAGTTTACAGCCTGCGGCATTCTATCAGCAGTTTAATTCCTGCAGCTACCATGTTGAGATCCGGTTCATCATCGTCCACTTTCAG ATATTCCTCACGCCCCATACATGTAGACTATTGGGAAGATGAAGAGTTTGAAAGAAAACCTGCCATCCCCAAGATTCACATGCCCCATACAGCACTCAGGAATCAG GTCAGGAAAGGATGGGAAGGTGCCCACTATGTCAGAGAAATGACAGTGCCAACTGGCAAAGACAAGATGAAATATAGCCAATGGAATGATATTTCACCTTAA